From the genome of Populus alba chromosome 10, ASM523922v2, whole genome shotgun sequence, one region includes:
- the LOC118046573 gene encoding uncharacterized protein isoform X1: MGKKQKRAETETEAERIENDKAENEFELTNGDSHKKKKRRRRNKERDERDKEAKEIPTVSIAVSGSIINNAQSLELATRLAGQIARAATIFRIDEVVVFDNKSSSEKEDPTVTTDNSSDENESGGAFFIRILRYLETPQYLRKALFPKHNNLRFVGMLPPLDAPHHLRKHEWAPFREGVTLNEKVPNSGETLVDVGLSKNVVVNQALEPGIRVTVAMGTNRNLDDDSPRQVVSLSKPREEAGLYWGYRVRYASNISSVFKDCPYRGGYDLLIGTSEHGLIINSSELSLPTFRHLLIAFGGLAGLEESIEEDSNLKGKDVREVFDSYLNTCPHQGSRTIRTEEAIFISLQYFQEPISRAMQRVQH; encoded by the exons ATGGGGAAGAAGCAGAAGAGAGCGGAAACCGAAACTGAAGCAGAGAGAATTGAAAACGATAAAGCAGAAAACGAGTTCGAGCTCACTAATGGCGATTctcacaaaaagaagaagaggaggaggagaaacaaagaaagagacGAGAGGGATAAAGAAGCAAAGGAAATACCTACAGTCAGCATAGCCGTTTCTGGTTCCATCATCAACAATGCTCAGTCTCTTGAACTCGCCACTAGA TTGGCTGGTCAAATTGCTCGTGCCGCGACTATATTTCGAATTGATGAG GTGGTGGTGTTTGATAATAAGAGTAGTTCTGAGAAAGAGGATCCTACTGTTACGACAGACAACAGTTCAGATGAGAATGAGAGCGGTGGGGCTTTTTTCATAAGGATCTTGCGGTATTTAGAGACTCCGCAGTATTTAAGAAAAGCTCTCTTTCCAAAGCATAATAACTTGAGATTTGTG GGAATGTTGCCCCCGCTTGATGCTCCACACCATCTGCGCAAACATGAATGGGCTCCGTTTAGGGAAG GTGTCACGCTAAATGAAAAGGTTCCAAACTCTGGGGAAACACTAGTTGATGTGGGTTTAAGTAAG AATGTTGTTGTAAATCAAGCGCTTGAACCTGGAATAAGAGTAACTGTGGCTATGGGAACCAACCGCAATTTGGATGATG ATTCACCACGCCAGGTTGTCTCATTATCAAAGCCAAGGGAGGAAGCAGGATTGTATTGGGGGTATAGAGTGCGATATGCTTCTAATATCAGCTCAGTATTTAAGGATTGTCCATACAGG GGTGGCTATGATCTTTTGATTGGTACCTCAGAGCATGGTCTCATTATTAACTCATCAGAGCTTTCTTTACCAACATTCAG GCATCTGTTGATTGCTTTTGGCGGGCTTGCTGGATTGGAAGAGAGTATTGAAGAAGACAGTAACTTAAAA GGTAAAGATGTTCGTGAAGTATTTGATTCATACTTGAACACGTGTCCCCATCAAGGAAGTCGGACTATTCGAACCGAG GAAGCAATTTTCATATCACTTCAGTATTTCCAAGAACCAATCAGCCGAGCAATGCAAAGAGTTCAACATTGA
- the LOC118046573 gene encoding uncharacterized protein isoform X2: MGKKQKRAETETEAERIENDKAENEFELTNGDSHKKKKRRRRNKERDERDKEAKEIPTVSIAVSGSIINNAQSLELATRLAGQIARAATIFRIDEVVVFDNKSSSEKEDPTVTTDNSSDENESGGAFFIRILRYLETPQYLRKALFPKHNNLRFVGMLPPLDAPHHLRKHEWAPFREGVTLNEKVPNSGETLVDVGLSKNVVVNQALEPGIRVTVAMGTNRNLDDDSPRQVVSLSKPREEAGLYWGYRVRYASNISSVFKDCPYRGGYDLLIGTSEHGLIINSSELSLPTFSVASLGFQIT, from the exons ATGGGGAAGAAGCAGAAGAGAGCGGAAACCGAAACTGAAGCAGAGAGAATTGAAAACGATAAAGCAGAAAACGAGTTCGAGCTCACTAATGGCGATTctcacaaaaagaagaagaggaggaggagaaacaaagaaagagacGAGAGGGATAAAGAAGCAAAGGAAATACCTACAGTCAGCATAGCCGTTTCTGGTTCCATCATCAACAATGCTCAGTCTCTTGAACTCGCCACTAGA TTGGCTGGTCAAATTGCTCGTGCCGCGACTATATTTCGAATTGATGAG GTGGTGGTGTTTGATAATAAGAGTAGTTCTGAGAAAGAGGATCCTACTGTTACGACAGACAACAGTTCAGATGAGAATGAGAGCGGTGGGGCTTTTTTCATAAGGATCTTGCGGTATTTAGAGACTCCGCAGTATTTAAGAAAAGCTCTCTTTCCAAAGCATAATAACTTGAGATTTGTG GGAATGTTGCCCCCGCTTGATGCTCCACACCATCTGCGCAAACATGAATGGGCTCCGTTTAGGGAAG GTGTCACGCTAAATGAAAAGGTTCCAAACTCTGGGGAAACACTAGTTGATGTGGGTTTAAGTAAG AATGTTGTTGTAAATCAAGCGCTTGAACCTGGAATAAGAGTAACTGTGGCTATGGGAACCAACCGCAATTTGGATGATG ATTCACCACGCCAGGTTGTCTCATTATCAAAGCCAAGGGAGGAAGCAGGATTGTATTGGGGGTATAGAGTGCGATATGCTTCTAATATCAGCTCAGTATTTAAGGATTGTCCATACAGG GGTGGCTATGATCTTTTGATTGGTACCTCAGAGCATGGTCTCATTATTAACTCATCAGAGCTTTCTTTACCAACATTCAG TGTTGCTTCGTTAGGTTTTCAGATAACTTAG